The following coding sequences are from one Macaca nemestrina isolate mMacNem1 chromosome 1, mMacNem.hap1, whole genome shotgun sequence window:
- the LOC105494992 gene encoding forkhead box protein E3, producing the protein MAGRSDMDPPTAFSGFPALPAVAPSGPPPSPLAGAEPGREPEEAAAGRGEAAPTPAPGPGRRRRRPLQRGKPPYSYIALIAMALAHAPGRRLTLAAIYRFITERFAFYRDSPRKWQNSIRHNLTLNDCFVKVPREPGNPGKGNYWTLDPAAADMFDNGSFLRRRKRFKRAELPAHPAAPPGPPLPFPYAPYAPAPGPALLAPPPPAGPGPAPPARLFSVDSLVSLQPELAGLGASEPPCCAAPDAAAAFPPCATAASPPLYSQAPDRLVLPATRPGPGPLPAEPLLALAGPAAALGPLTPGEAYLRQPGFAQGLERYL; encoded by the coding sequence ATGGCCGGGCGCAGCGACATGGATCCGCCCACCGCGTTCTCGGGCTTCCCGGCCCTGCCAGCGGTCGCGCCGTCGGGGCCGCCGCCGTCGCCCCTCGCAGGAGCCGAGCCAGGGCGGGAGCCCGAGGAGGCGGCGGCTGGCCGCGGGGAGGCGGCCCCCACGCCCGCGCCCGGcccggggcggcggcggcggcggcccctGCAGCGCGGGAAGCCGCCCTACTCATACATCGCGCTCATCGCCATGGCCCTGGCGCACGCCCCGGGCCGCCGCCTCACGCTGGCCGCCATCTACCGCTTCATCACCGAGCGCTTTGCCTTCTACCGTGACAGCCCGCGCAAGTGGCAGAACAGCATCCGCCACAACCTCACGCTCAACGACTGCTTCGTCAAGGTGCCCCGCGAGCCAGGCAATCCGGGCAAGGGCAACTACTGGACGCTGGACCCCGCGGCTGCCGACATGTTCGACAACGGCAGTTTCCTGCGGCGCCGCAAGCGCTTCAAGCGCGCCGAGCTGCCCGCTCACCCGGCCGCGCCGCCGGGGCCGCCGCTCCCCTTCCCCTACGCGCCCTACGCGCCCGCGCCCGGCCCAGCGCTGCTGGCGCCGCCGCCCCCTGCCGGCCCCGGCCCAGCGCCGCCCGCGCGCCTGTTCAGCGTCGACAGCCTGGTGAGCCTGCAGCCGGAGCTGGCGGGGCTGGGCGCTTCGGAGCCGCCCTGCTGCGCCGCGCCCGACGCCGCCGCCGCCTTCCCGCCCTGCGCGACCGCCGCCTCCCCGCCACTCTACTCGCAGGCCCCCGACCGCCTGGTGCTGCCCGCGACgcgccccggccccggcccgcTGCCCGCTGAGCCCCTCCTGGCCTTGGCCGGGCCGGCAGCCGCGCTCGGCCCGCTCACCCCGGGAGAGGCCTACCTGAGGCAGCCGGGCTTCGCGCAGGGGCTGGAGCGCTACCTGTGA